In Pseudomonas fluorescens, the following are encoded in one genomic region:
- a CDS encoding fused MFS/spermidine synthase → MTSRVASKSSAIPAPQVASPALLIPALLLFVSGAAALVYQVLWIKQLSLVVGVEVYAITTGISAFFAGLALGGLLFGRWADRMQQPVVLYAGLEVLVAVLGVAATFAMSLAASPFAWLEEHVGLLAWVLPFALVGIPALLMGGTLPVLVRSLATDPQHLGKAGGQLYAANTAGAIAGTLLAAFLLIATLGVRGSALVAAMLNLLAAAGALWFQRQRVAPVDAPVKHHTEKAPDRLALWLYSIAGGVALGYEVVWSQSIVQFMSTRTYAFAVVLATYLTGLFLGSMLLARRVDRLRDPWGVFGLLIAAAGAIALLEVALLGRWLVLAQTLAESWVLSLGGSELAGMSTRFAVAALSIVFVPTLLLGAAFPLALRLSVGGEQVGRNVGEVVAFNTLGGIVGVMLCGFVLIPMLGLVRTLGLLAMIAAAIAYLAVRKGHGVKKGRRQAVVAIGLVSLALAVFTPVNKLASLLPGARNGTLTFYEEGRGGTVAVVTQGKGERAFQRLYIQGVSNTGDAMPSLRYMRIQALLPLLIHNGEPRSALVIGFGTGITAGALTRYPGLEHRVVAELLPSVVKAAPLFKGNFNAAADPGVDVRLRDGRQELLRNPQRYDLITLEPPPPSAAGVVNLYSRDFYQLAASRLHKQGLVAQWLPLPTQNIDDSRSLVRSFLDVFPYATLWTSEFHEMLLVGSMEPIELDAAKINARFQQDSVRGTLQDVGVGSAAALLATWVTDRAGLERFAGDAQPVTDDQPRIEYAPWVRSKEISRVLPALLDLHQPPAVLNADAGFIERMNTQQQRLMQFYRASLHAYDGNRDAWARDMREVMRGDSGNPYYRWFVGE, encoded by the coding sequence ATGACCTCACGTGTCGCCAGCAAGTCGTCGGCCATACCTGCCCCTCAAGTCGCCTCCCCGGCGCTGTTGATCCCCGCCCTGTTGCTGTTTGTCTCCGGCGCCGCCGCGCTGGTGTACCAGGTGCTGTGGATCAAGCAGCTGTCGCTGGTCGTAGGCGTCGAGGTCTATGCCATCACCACCGGGATCAGCGCGTTCTTTGCCGGGCTGGCCCTGGGCGGCTTGCTGTTCGGGCGCTGGGCGGACCGGATGCAGCAACCGGTTGTGCTCTACGCCGGGCTGGAAGTACTGGTGGCCGTGCTCGGAGTCGCTGCGACCTTTGCCATGAGTCTGGCAGCCAGCCCGTTTGCCTGGCTGGAAGAACACGTGGGTTTGCTGGCCTGGGTACTGCCGTTCGCGCTGGTGGGCATTCCCGCGCTGTTGATGGGCGGCACCCTGCCGGTGCTGGTTCGCTCCCTGGCCACTGACCCGCAACACCTGGGCAAGGCCGGCGGGCAGCTGTATGCGGCGAACACTGCCGGGGCCATCGCTGGCACCCTGCTCGCTGCGTTCTTGTTGATTGCCACCCTCGGCGTGCGCGGCAGCGCGCTGGTCGCCGCCATGCTGAACCTGCTGGCCGCCGCAGGGGCCTTGTGGTTCCAGCGCCAGCGCGTGGCACCCGTCGATGCCCCGGTGAAACATCACACTGAAAAAGCCCCCGACCGCCTGGCCCTGTGGCTGTACTCCATTGCCGGTGGCGTAGCCCTGGGCTACGAAGTGGTGTGGTCGCAATCGATCGTGCAATTCATGAGCACCCGCACCTACGCCTTTGCCGTGGTGCTGGCGACTTACCTCACCGGGTTGTTCCTGGGCAGCATGCTGCTGGCCCGTCGGGTCGATCGCCTGCGCGATCCCTGGGGGGTGTTCGGTTTGCTGATCGCCGCAGCCGGCGCGATTGCCTTGCTGGAAGTGGCGTTGCTCGGACGCTGGCTGGTGCTCGCCCAGACCCTGGCCGAATCCTGGGTATTGTCATTGGGCGGCAGTGAACTGGCGGGCATGAGCACACGCTTTGCCGTGGCCGCCTTGAGCATCGTGTTTGTACCGACCCTGTTGCTCGGTGCGGCGTTCCCGTTGGCCCTGCGTTTGAGCGTCGGCGGCGAACAGGTGGGGCGCAACGTCGGCGAAGTCGTCGCGTTCAATACCCTTGGCGGGATTGTCGGCGTGATGCTCTGCGGCTTTGTCCTGATCCCGATGCTGGGTCTGGTGCGGACCCTTGGCCTGCTGGCAATGATCGCCGCCGCTATCGCGTACCTTGCCGTGCGCAAGGGCCATGGCGTGAAGAAAGGCCGACGCCAGGCGGTGGTTGCCATCGGCCTGGTATCGCTGGCACTTGCCGTGTTCACGCCGGTCAACAAGCTCGCCAGCCTGCTGCCGGGAGCGCGCAACGGCACGCTGACGTTCTACGAAGAAGGCCGTGGCGGGACCGTCGCCGTGGTCACCCAGGGCAAGGGCGAAAGAGCGTTCCAGCGTTTGTACATTCAGGGCGTGTCCAATACCGGCGACGCCATGCCGTCCCTGCGCTACATGCGGATCCAGGCGCTGCTGCCGCTGTTGATCCACAACGGCGAGCCACGCTCGGCACTGGTGATCGGTTTCGGTACCGGCATCACCGCGGGCGCCCTGACCCGCTACCCCGGCCTGGAACATCGTGTGGTCGCCGAGCTGCTGCCTTCGGTGGTCAAGGCGGCACCCTTGTTCAAGGGCAATTTCAATGCCGCGGCCGATCCGGGTGTCGATGTGCGCTTGCGTGACGGTCGCCAGGAACTGCTGCGCAATCCGCAGCGCTACGACCTGATCACCCTCGAACCGCCACCGCCCTCCGCTGCCGGCGTGGTCAACCTGTATTCCCGGGACTTCTACCAACTGGCCGCCAGCCGTTTGCACAAACAAGGCCTGGTCGCGCAATGGCTGCCGCTGCCGACGCAGAACATCGACGACTCGCGCTCATTGGTGCGCAGTTTCCTCGACGTGTTCCCGTACGCGACCCTGTGGACCAGCGAATTCCACGAAATGCTGCTGGTGGGTTCGATGGAGCCGATTGAACTGGATGCGGCGAAAATCAATGCGCGCTTCCAGCAGGACAGCGTTCGCGGCACCTTGCAGGATGTCGGCGTCGGTTCGGCCGCGGCATTGCTCGCCACTTGGGTGACTGACCGTGCGGGGCTTGAACGCTTCGCTGGCGATGCGCAACCGGTGACGGACGATCAGCCCAGGATCGAATACGCGCCCTGGGTTCGTTCAAAAGAGATCAGCCGCGTGCTGCCGGCCCTGCTCGACTTGCACCAACCGCCAGCCGTATTGAACGCCGACGCCGGGTTCATCGAGCGCATGAATACCCAGCAACAACGCCTGATGCAGTTCTATCGGGCGAGCCTGCATGCCTACGACGGAAACCGTGACGCTTGGGCCAGGGATATGCGCGAGGTGATGCGCGGGGATTCCGGGAATCCGTATTACCGGTGGTTTGTCGGGGAGTGA
- a CDS encoding tetratricopeptide repeat protein yields MPNHKNKAATPNPDSQPTLINRYLFPVTIGILLLAVAGIGWFLLSSTPTTPKPVPVSAPVVEPAKPQPVAVAPAKMVDEQQCQGCHGEQVKDWQGSHHQLAMQQANADAMLGDFNNVTFKAEKETTVFSRKGDEFWVNTPGIDGKNADFKVAYTFGIAPLQQYLIEVGEGRLQALAVAWDTEKHRWFHLYPGQGVTFKNPLHWSKPSQNANFMCVECHTTGYKRNFDAVKNTFDSHWNSLGVGCQACHGPASNHLEWTSKKTDLTHAGFAVDLKDKNATVEIETCARCHSRRAPLDDGYTVGKRLMDDYLPSVLTRELYALDGKIKDEVFEHGSFAQSKMFDKGVRCSNCHNPHSTQLKAQGNGVCLQCHNTAGKTTVEGVDGKGLQAKNYDSVEHTRHTMGQPGSQCVDCHMPGKFYMGNDFRHDHSFSIPNPERAKKLGTPDACLTCHQGKAGDKVTEQFKLWNTANASTVQAPRYDESLWLIRNGQAGAAQALFEQLQRSNLPAIQRATLLAELPAYPSEQALKLATKDLGNPAPQVRESAVRAVSAFLPPAERAPLLTPLLSDPVRAVRIAVARDLLSVARSGLGNAQDSWNAAIAEYEAVQKSLAERAEANLNLAMLYQADGRSAEVEALLRTALQRDPDFYPALVTLVQWLEANGRRQEAHALLAQSLKDHPDSGLLQHTQGLALIRAGQAAQAMPYLRKAAQLEPQSGQFGYVLAVALHDSGKIDQACAELERLLKEQPANRNARLSLIQYYLDNGQEPKAQVLLQGWKKMNMGDPALK; encoded by the coding sequence ATGCCGAACCATAAAAATAAAGCCGCAACCCCAAACCCTGATTCGCAACCGACCCTGATCAACCGTTATCTGTTCCCCGTCACCATCGGCATCCTGCTCTTGGCCGTGGCAGGCATCGGCTGGTTTTTGCTGAGCAGTACACCGACGACGCCCAAGCCAGTCCCTGTCAGCGCCCCCGTAGTCGAACCGGCCAAACCGCAACCGGTCGCTGTCGCGCCTGCGAAAATGGTCGATGAGCAACAATGCCAGGGCTGCCACGGCGAACAGGTCAAGGACTGGCAAGGCTCCCATCACCAACTGGCGATGCAGCAAGCCAACGCTGATGCCATGCTCGGCGACTTCAACAACGTCACCTTCAAGGCCGAAAAGGAGACCACGGTGTTCTCGCGCAAAGGCGACGAATTCTGGGTCAACACGCCGGGTATCGATGGCAAGAATGCCGATTTCAAGGTGGCCTACACCTTTGGCATCGCCCCTTTGCAGCAATACCTGATCGAAGTCGGCGAAGGCCGGCTCCAGGCCCTCGCCGTGGCCTGGGATACCGAGAAGCACCGCTGGTTTCACCTCTATCCGGGCCAGGGCGTGACCTTCAAGAACCCGCTGCACTGGAGCAAGCCGAGCCAGAACGCCAATTTCATGTGCGTCGAGTGCCACACCACCGGCTACAAGCGCAATTTCGATGCGGTGAAAAACACCTTCGACAGTCACTGGAACAGCCTCGGCGTCGGCTGTCAGGCCTGCCATGGCCCGGCGTCCAATCACCTGGAATGGACCTCGAAGAAAACCGACCTGACCCATGCCGGGTTTGCCGTCGATCTCAAGGACAAGAACGCCACTGTCGAAATCGAAACCTGCGCCCGCTGCCACTCCCGCCGTGCGCCCCTGGACGATGGTTACACGGTCGGCAAGCGGCTGATGGATGACTACCTGCCGAGCGTCCTGACCCGCGAGCTGTACGCGCTGGACGGCAAGATCAAGGACGAAGTGTTCGAACACGGCTCCTTTGCCCAGAGCAAAATGTTCGACAAGGGCGTGCGTTGCAGCAACTGCCACAACCCCCACAGCACGCAGTTGAAAGCGCAAGGCAATGGCGTGTGCCTGCAATGTCACAACACCGCCGGCAAAACCACTGTGGAAGGCGTCGACGGCAAGGGCCTGCAAGCGAAAAACTACGATTCCGTCGAACACACTCGCCACACCATGGGCCAGCCGGGTTCGCAGTGCGTGGATTGCCACATGCCCGGCAAGTTCTACATGGGCAACGACTTTCGGCATGACCACAGTTTCAGCATCCCCAACCCCGAGCGGGCGAAAAAACTGGGGACGCCTGACGCCTGCCTGACCTGCCACCAAGGCAAGGCCGGCGACAAGGTCACCGAGCAGTTCAAGCTGTGGAACACCGCCAACGCCAGCACGGTACAAGCCCCGCGCTACGACGAAAGCCTGTGGCTGATTCGCAACGGTCAGGCCGGCGCCGCGCAGGCATTGTTCGAGCAATTGCAACGCAGCAACCTGCCGGCGATTCAGCGGGCGACGCTGCTGGCGGAACTGCCGGCGTACCCGAGCGAACAGGCGTTAAAACTGGCCACCAAGGACCTGGGCAACCCGGCGCCGCAAGTCCGCGAGAGCGCGGTGCGAGCGGTCAGCGCCTTCCTGCCGCCAGCGGAGCGTGCGCCATTACTGACGCCGTTGCTGAGCGACCCGGTGCGGGCCGTGCGCATTGCCGTCGCCCGGGACCTGCTCAGCGTGGCACGCAGTGGCTTGGGCAACGCTCAGGACAGCTGGAATGCCGCCATCGCCGAATACGAGGCGGTACAAAAGAGCCTGGCCGAGCGTGCCGAGGCCAACCTGAACCTGGCCATGCTCTATCAGGCCGATGGCCGCAGCGCAGAAGTCGAAGCTTTGCTGCGTACCGCCCTGCAGCGCGATCCGGACTTCTACCCGGCACTGGTCACCCTGGTGCAATGGCTGGAGGCCAACGGTCGCCGTCAGGAAGCCCATGCCCTGCTGGCGCAAAGCCTCAAGGACCACCCCGACTCAGGTCTGCTGCAACACACCCAGGGCCTGGCGCTGATTCGTGCGGGCCAGGCCGCCCAAGCCATGCCGTACCTGCGCAAGGCCGCGCAACTGGAGCCACAGAGCGGACAGTTCGGTTATGTGCTGGCGGTGGCCCTGCATGACAGCGGCAAGATTGACCAGGCGTGCGCAGAGCTGGAGCGGCTGCTGAAAGAACAACCGGCCAACCGCAATGCCCGCTTGTCGTTGATCCAGTACTACCTGGACAACGGCCAGGAACCCAAGGCCCAAGTGCTGTTGCAGGGCTGGAAGAAAATGAACATGGGGGATCCGGCGTTGAAGTGA
- a CDS encoding HAD family hydrolase: MTNSISLRHHRAFSFLLTLALSLPLLVQAAEPLPSWNDGPSKKQIIEFVQTVTDQNSKDFVKPEERIAVFDNDGTLWSEQPMYFELLFALEEVKRTASQHPEWKTTQPFQAVLENDHKALAASGLEGMMKIFGATHTGMTTEAFDDYAKTWLSQARHPKTGKPYTEMIFQPMLEMLDYLRGKDFKTYIVSGGDTGFMRAFAEKVYGVPPEQVIGTTFVTTFDYKDGKASILRTPKLAHNDDGPGKPVSIDAVIGRRPILAFGNSDGDLQMLQWTAAGPGKRFMGLVHHTDAKREWAYDRQSQIGRLDKALDEANKRGWTVVDMASEWRRIYPFDAATPEQVQ, from the coding sequence ATGACGAACTCGATATCGCTACGCCATCATCGCGCATTCAGTTTCCTGCTGACCCTGGCCTTGAGCCTGCCGCTGCTGGTGCAGGCCGCCGAGCCGCTGCCCTCCTGGAACGACGGGCCGTCGAAAAAGCAGATCATCGAATTCGTGCAGACAGTCACCGATCAAAACAGCAAGGACTTTGTAAAACCCGAGGAGCGCATTGCCGTGTTCGATAACGACGGCACCTTGTGGAGCGAGCAGCCGATGTACTTCGAGTTGCTGTTCGCCCTGGAAGAAGTCAAGCGCACCGCATCGCAGCACCCGGAATGGAAAACCACCCAGCCGTTCCAAGCGGTGCTGGAAAACGATCACAAGGCCCTGGCTGCCAGCGGCCTTGAGGGCATGATGAAAATTTTCGGTGCCACCCACACCGGGATGACCACCGAAGCCTTCGATGACTACGCCAAGACCTGGCTGAGTCAGGCCCGCCATCCGAAAACCGGCAAGCCGTACACCGAGATGATCTTCCAGCCGATGCTGGAAATGCTCGACTACTTACGCGGCAAGGACTTCAAGACCTACATCGTCTCCGGCGGCGACACCGGGTTCATGCGCGCCTTCGCCGAGAAGGTCTATGGCGTTCCGCCCGAGCAGGTTATCGGCACGACCTTCGTTACCACCTTTGATTACAAGGATGGCAAGGCGTCGATCCTGCGCACGCCGAAACTGGCGCACAACGACGATGGCCCGGGCAAACCGGTCAGCATCGACGCGGTGATCGGTCGTCGGCCAATCCTCGCCTTCGGCAACTCCGACGGCGACCTGCAAATGCTCCAGTGGACCGCAGCCGGTCCCGGCAAACGCTTCATGGGCCTGGTGCATCACACCGACGCCAAACGCGAATGGGCTTACGACCGACAGTCACAGATCGGTCGCCTGGACAAGGCCCTGGACGAAGCAAACAAACGTGGCTGGACGGTCGTCGACATGGCATCCGAATGGCGTCGAATCTACCCGTTCGATGCCGCCACACCTGAGCAAGTGCAATAA
- a CDS encoding arylsulfatase yields the protein MTRIRKWIPKLAFVAASVMAISATAGAAEKPNILVIFGDDIGQTNISAYSMGVVGYKTPNIDRIAKEGMMFTDYYAENSCTAGRSTFITGQSALRTGLSKVGMPGAPVGLQKRDITIAQALKSQGYATGQFGKNHLGDKDEYLPTNHGFDEFFGNLYHLNAEEEPERPYWPKDDPAFVKAYSPRGVIHSFADGKIEDTGPLNTKRMETIDDETTAAAQAFIEKQAKADKPFFVWMNTTRMHLFTHVRESMKGQSGMPGNDYADGMIEHDGDVGKLLKTLDDLKITDNTIVVYTTDNGPNQFSWPDAATTPFRNEKNSNWEGAYRVPAMVRWPGKIKPGEVSNEMFSGMDWFPTLLAAAGDADVKTKLLKGWAPTSGGTNFKVHLDGYNQLPYLTGQAPKGERKEFYYFNDDGVLVSMRFDNWKAVFCEQRAPGGFKVWSEPFVCLRVPKIFNLRMDPYERADVVSDQYYDWQTKNVYLAAVAVEKSATFLQTFIDYPPSQKPASFSIDQIRAAVDAKIAEKMKAAQ from the coding sequence ATGACTCGCATACGTAAGTGGATACCGAAGCTCGCCTTTGTGGCAGCGTCGGTCATGGCAATTTCGGCAACTGCCGGGGCCGCCGAAAAACCCAACATTCTCGTGATCTTCGGCGACGATATCGGCCAGACCAACATCAGCGCCTATTCCATGGGCGTGGTCGGCTACAAGACTCCGAACATCGACCGCATCGCCAAAGAAGGCATGATGTTCACCGACTACTATGCGGAGAACAGTTGCACCGCCGGCCGATCGACATTCATCACCGGACAGTCGGCGCTACGTACCGGGCTGTCGAAAGTCGGGATGCCGGGTGCACCGGTGGGCCTGCAAAAACGCGACATCACCATCGCCCAGGCCCTCAAGTCCCAGGGCTACGCCACCGGTCAGTTCGGCAAGAACCACTTGGGCGACAAGGATGAATACCTGCCGACCAACCATGGTTTCGACGAATTCTTCGGCAACCTGTACCACCTCAACGCCGAAGAAGAGCCTGAGCGTCCGTACTGGCCCAAGGACGACCCCGCGTTCGTCAAGGCCTACTCCCCGCGCGGCGTGATCCACAGCTTTGCCGATGGCAAAATCGAAGACACCGGCCCGCTGAACACCAAGCGCATGGAAACCATCGACGACGAAACCACCGCCGCGGCGCAAGCGTTCATCGAGAAACAGGCAAAGGCGGACAAGCCGTTCTTCGTCTGGATGAACACCACCCGCATGCACTTGTTCACCCACGTGCGTGAATCGATGAAGGGCCAGAGCGGCATGCCCGGCAACGATTACGCCGATGGCATGATCGAGCACGACGGCGACGTCGGCAAACTGCTGAAAACCCTCGATGACCTGAAAATCACCGACAACACCATCGTCGTCTACACCACCGACAACGGCCCGAACCAGTTCTCCTGGCCGGACGCGGCAACCACGCCGTTCCGTAACGAGAAGAACTCCAACTGGGAAGGTGCCTACCGCGTTCCGGCGATGGTCCGCTGGCCAGGCAAGATCAAGCCGGGCGAAGTGTCCAACGAGATGTTCTCGGGCATGGACTGGTTCCCGACCTTGCTGGCCGCCGCTGGCGATGCCGACGTGAAAACCAAGCTGCTCAAGGGTTGGGCACCGACGTCCGGCGGCACCAACTTCAAGGTGCATCTGGACGGTTACAACCAACTGCCCTACCTGACCGGCCAGGCGCCAAAGGGTGAGCGCAAGGAGTTTTACTACTTCAACGATGACGGCGTGCTGGTGTCGATGCGTTTCGACAACTGGAAAGCCGTGTTCTGCGAACAGCGCGCACCCGGCGGTTTCAAGGTCTGGAGCGAACCCTTCGTATGCCTGCGCGTACCGAAGATCTTCAACCTGCGGATGGACCCGTATGAACGTGCCGACGTGGTTTCCGACCAGTATTACGACTGGCAGACCAAGAACGTCTACCTGGCGGCTGTAGCCGTCGAAAAATCGGCGACGTTCCTGCAGACCTTCATCGACTATCCACCTAGCCAGAAACCGGCCAGCTTCAGCATCGACCAGATCCGTGCTGCGGTAGACGCCAAAATCGCTGAAAAAATGAAAGCTGCACAGTAA